The genome window GGGAGGTCGGTCACCAGAAAGAGGTACCCACGCGGCTACTCGGTGTCGATCACGCTCCCCAATATGCCGAGTGGGGCCACCTGATCGAGGTCGATTACCCGCTATCGGGCAACGGTTTCGATGTTCAGAGCGTTCCGGTTTCACGGTGGGGTTGGCGAGGGGAGTGAACATGGCCGAGGCGATCAGTCACTCTGTCCGAGTTCCGGTGCCGCAACAACAAGCCGCGGAAGAGGGCAGCCCTTCGCTGGTCTCGTACGTGCTGCCGGTCTACAACGAGGTGGAGGGCATCCGCAGGTTCCACGAGGAGCTGACCGCGGCGGTCGCGACGCGGCCGGAGTTCCGCTACGAGTTCGTCTACGTCAACGACGGTTCGGCCGACGGTTCGCTGGGAATCCTGCGCGACCTGGCGAAAAACGATTCACGGGTGCACGTCCTCGACTTCGCCCGCAACTTCGGCCACCAGATCGCGATCACCGCGGGCCTGGACCACGCGGCGGGCGACGCGGTGATCATCATGGACACCGACCTGCAGGACCCGCCGCGGGTCAGCATCGAGCTGATCGACGCGTGGCTGGGCGGAGCCGAGATCGTCTCGGCGCGCAGGCGCACCCGGCAGGACAGCAGGTTCAAGCGGTTCACCGCCCACGGCTACTACCGGCTGCTGCGCCATTGCGCCGAGGTGGACATCCCGGTCGACACCGGCGACTTCCGGCTGCTCGACCGGCGGGCCGCCGAGGAGCTGCGCGGTTTCCGGGAACGCAGCCGCTTCATCCGCGGCATGGTCGCGTCGATGGGCTTCGAGCAGGCCGAGGTCCTCTTCGACCGGGACGAGCGCGTCGCGGGCGAGACGAAGTACCCGATGCGCAAGATGCTGCGGCTGGCCGCCGACGGCGTGACCAGCTTTTCGACGGTACCGCTGCGGCTCATAACCAGGATAGGGTTCGTCAGCCTCGCGCTGGCGCTGCTCGGCATCGTCTACGCGGTGGCGCTGCGGGTCTTCCTGCCAGAGGTGACCGTCTCCGGGTGGACGATGCTGATGGTCGCGATGCTCTTCCTGGGCGGGGTGCAGATGCTGTCGCTGGGGGTGATCGGCTCCTACGTCGGCCGCATCTACAACGAGGTCCAGCAACGGCCGCTCTACATCGTCCGGAAAGTGATCCGGTATGACCAGGACTGACCCCGGCGCACCGGTGGTCCGCGAACGGCTGGTCAGCCGCTCGCTGGTTCTCTACGCCCTGATCGGGTGCAGCGGTGTCCTGCTCGACTACGGGCTTTTCCTGCTGCTGTTCAACCTGGCCGGCCTGCACGAGCAGCTGGCCAACGCGATCAGCACCACGGCGGGGATCACCAACAACTTCGTGTTGAACGCACTGCTGAACTTCCGCAAGCGCGACCGGATCCTGGTCCGGTTCCTGCGCTTCTACGCCGTGGGCGTGGCCGGGATCGGGCTGACGTTCGTGCTGCTGCAGGTGTTCTCCGGCCACCTCGGCGTCGACCCGAACCTGGTGAAGGCCGGATCGCTGCCGGTGGTGCTGGTCTTCCAGTACACGATCAACCGGAAGTGGAGCTTCGGATGAGGTTGGGGATCGTCGGTGCGGGCGCGACCGGGCTGACCGCGGCGTTCGACGCGGTGAAGGCCGGGCACGAGGTCACCGTGCTGGAGGCGTCGGAGGAGCTGGGCGGGCTGGCCGCCTCGATCGAGGTCGGCGGCAACTCGCTGGAGCGCTTCTACCACCACAGCTTCAAGACCGACCGCGCGATGATCGAGCTGGTGCACGAGCTGGGGCTCGGCTCGAAGCTGCGCTTCCACAAGCCGAGCATCGGCGTCCACCTCGACGGCCGGATGCACGACTTCGGCACGCCGCTGGAGATGCTGCGGTTCCCGGAGTTCTCGATGCTCGACCGGGCGCGCTTCGCCGCGTCGTCGGCGGCGCTGAAGCTGGTCCGCGACGGCGAGCGGTTCAACTCCGTGCGCGCGCTGGACTGGATGCGCCGCTGGGCGGGGCCGAGGGTGACCGAGACGATCTGGGAGCCGCTGCTGACCGGCAAGTTCGGTTCGCGCGCCGGGGAGATCTCGATGGCCTGGCTGTGGGCCCGCATCCACTACCGCACCTTCGAGCTCGGTTACGTGCACGGCGGCTTCGACCAGGTGTACCGGGCGCTGCTGGAGGCGGTGACCGACCGGGGCGGCAAGGTGGAGTTCGGCAAGCCGGTCTCGTCGATCCGCCAGCCCGGCACCGAGGTCGAGGTCCGGGCCGGCGACGACGGCAGCAGCTACACCTTCGACCACCTCATCGTCACGGTGCCGCAGCCGGTGTTCGCCAAGGCGGCGGGCACCGCCTCCGACGACGTGCTCTGGCGCAACCAGTACCTCGGCGCGACCTGCTTCATCCTCGAATGCGACCGCGGCCTCATCCCCTACTACTGGCTGAACATCAACGATCCGGCCTTCCCGTTCCTGGCGGTCGTCGAGCACACCAACATGGTCGATCCGGCCGAGTACGGCGGCAGGCACGTGGTGTACGTCGGCAACTACGTGCCGCGCGACGACTGGCGGTTCACGACCGAGCCGAACGAGCTGCTCGAGGCCTACGTCCCCTGGCTGCGCAAGCTGAACCCCGAGTTCGACCTGTCGTGGGTGCGGGACTGGCACTTCTCGAAGGCGGGCTTCGCCCAGCCCGTCGTGACCCCGCAGTACCGGGCGCTGATCCCGCCCCACCGGACGTCGATGCGCAACGTCACGCTGGCGACCATGTCGCAGATCTACCCGCAGGACCGCGGTCAGAGCTACGCGATCCAGATGGCCCACGACGTCGTGCGCCACCTCGGCCTCGACCGCACGTAGCGGGGCCGCTCAGTCCCCGCCTCCACCCCCGCCGTCCCCGCCCCCACTGTCGCCGACCAGACCGCCGTCACCGCTGGAAGCCGGCGGCACGGCGGACGCGAGCGCGTAGCTGGTGTCCCGCATCGCTTCGGGACGGAAGGTGACCACGCCGATTCCGCGATCCGGGTTCATCCGGTGCGGGAAGCCCCACTTGCCGATGCCCAGCTCGTCGTGCAGGCCGACCGCCGCCATGAGGTCGGACAGGAACAGCAGGCGTTCGTCGAGCACCCTCCGACCTGTGGTGGTGGCGCGCAGCTCCGCGATCAGTCGGTGGCGCAACGCCTGGTCGGGGTAGTGGTGTTGCCTGCCGAGCAGCCGTGACAGGCCCGTACCGGGCCCGGGGCGCAGCAAGCCGCGACCGACGAGCGCGGCGCGGTGGTACTGGAAGGCGCCCTTGTGCCGTCGGACCCACCGGTTCAGCGAGACCGGACCCGCCTCGATCCACTGCAACAGCTCGGCCAGCACGTTGTCGGCCCAGGCGAGACCGGTGCTTTCGACGGCGAGCAGTTCGATCTCTGTCGGCTCCGGCCAGAAGAGTCTCGAACTCAGCAGGCTCGCGTGACCTACCCGGACCAGCAGCCTCCCGCGCAGCGCCAGGTCACCCAGCTCGGCCGCCGCGCAGCCCGCCGCGACCCTGGCGGACTCGCGCACTTTCCCCGATTCGCGGTGCGCGAGCAGGAGGAACTCCTCGGGCAGCGCCAGCGGGTGCGACGGGTGCATGCGCACAGCCTGCCCGAACACTCCTGGCGCGGTACACCTGATCGTGGAGGAGCGTCGGCACGTCGGGCACGTACCGTACTGAAACGCCTCGAACGGGGGACGCTCGTTCGTAATATGGCGCGATGGTCAGCGAAGCTCCACCGCGTGATCCGGCAGGGTTGTCCGAACGACTCAGTCGGGTGGTCGACCGCAGACTCCGCGTGATCCTGCTGCTGTCCGCGCTGGCGCTCGCCGGCTGCCTCGGGACGCTGGTCTCGGTGTACTCGTTCTGGGGCGACTTCGAGGTCTACCGGTGGGGCGTGCACACCTGGCTCGCCGGAGGCGACTTCATCAACACCAGGGCGCCGGTCCGCAACCCCGACCCGCTGCCGTGGGTCTACCCGCCGTTCGCGCTGCTGCCGCTGGCGCCGTTCGCCGTGGTGCCGCCGATGGTCGGCCTCAGCATGCTCAACGTCGTCGACGTGCTGGCCCTCGGAGCAACGATCTACCTGGTCACCCGCCATGCGTGGCCGACGGCGGGGACGCGCGGGGCGCTCGCGGTGGCGGCCGCCGGCCTGCCGCTGACGTTCGTCCTCGAACCCGTGCACGCCTGCTTCGGCCAGGGGCAGGTCAACATCGCGCTGATGGGGCTGGTCGCGCTCGACTGCCTGGCCCGCGAACCGCGCTGGCCGCGCGGTCTGCTGGTCGGCATCGCCGCCGCCATCAAGCTCACCCCGGCCGCGTTCCTGCTGTTCTTCCTGCTCCGCAAGGACTTCCGCGCGGCCGTCACGACCGCGGCCACCGCCGTGCTGTGCACCGCGCTCGGCTTCGCGGTCGACTTCACGGCGTCGGTGGACTACTGGTTCCGCCGCGGACCGGCCGCCGACGTCGCCGGGCACGCGCTGAACAGCAACCAGTCGGTGCTTGGTGCGTTCGCCCGCTTCGACCTGCCGGTGTTCGCGCAGAACACCGCGTGGGCAGTGCTGTGCCTCGGACTGCTCGTGGTGACCGCCCGCATCCTGCCGCGGGTGAGCGCCCCGGCCGCGTTCGTCACCGTCGGACTGTTCGCCGTCCTGGTCTCGCCGACGTCATGGTCGAACCACTGGGTGTGGGTCGTGCCCGGCCTGTTGCTGTTGGGCGCCAACGCGATCCGGCGCCGGCGTGGTTACCTGCCGGTGGCCGTGACGGCACTGATCGCCGTCACGGCCCCGTGGCACTTCCTGCCCAGCGTCGGGGGAGCCGAGCTGTCGTGGACACCGGTGCAGCACGTCGTCGGCAACACCTACGTGCTGACCGCCGTCGTCGCGCTGGTGTGGACCGCGCTGGTCACCAGGGCTGGTCGATGACGGCCCCGGTGCTCTGGTCGATCGCGATGTAGCCGCCCTCGAAGTCGACCTGGGTGCGGCCGTCGGCCGCCTCGTACGGGTTCGACGTCGGGTACCCCAGGTAGGACAGCTCGCGCCGGAGCTCGTGCCAGCGCAGCATGATCGCCCCCGTCACGAAGTGCGCGCCGCTGGCCGGGTGCCAGTACGCCGCGGCGGGCGGGTCGTCCTTGCCGGTGAACTCGTTCTGCCTGCCCAGGCCGTCGAGCGTCGTCAGCTCGTCGCTGCTGGGGTAGCCGAAGCCGTTCTCCCAGCCGTTGGCCGCCCACAGGTCGCGGATCGCGCCCTGCACCGAGTGCGCACCGGTCGCCTTCGTCCAGTACACCGACGCGCCGGCACCGTCACCGCCGACGAAGTGGTTGTAGACCCCGACGCCGTCGGGAGTGCTGGCGGTCGAGGAGGTCGGGTAGCCCAGGCGGCTGGCCTCCCAGCCCTTGTCGGACCAGAACTTGCGGATCGTCCCGGCCACCGTCTGCGCGCCGGTCGACGGGCTCCAGTACACCGAGGCGTCGCGGGTGAAGTGGTTGTAGCTGCCGACCCCGTCGGGGGTCGCGACCTCGTCGGTGGTCGGCACGCCCAGCACGCGGTGCGCACCGGAGCGGACGAACCGCTGCGCGATGTCGCCGTGCAGTTCGTGAACCCCGGTGGCCGGGGAGTGGTAGAGCCAGCCGTTCTGGAAGTGCTGGTAGGAGATGTCGCCCTCGACGTACTCGGTGTCGACCGGGTTGCCGAGCAGTTCCCGCAGCCCGGCGTCGGTCCAGTACCGGAGCTCGATCGGCGTGAACGCCTGCGCGTCGGGCTGCACCGGCGTGGCCTCGCCGGGCGCGGCGGTGGCGGGCAGGGAGGATGCGAGTGAGAGCGCGGCGCACGCTGCGACCGCCGCGGCGAACCGTTTCCTGATCAAATCCGATCCCCTTTCATGGCCCCGGAATTGGGCTGCCATGTACACGTGCCGTCGCGGTGATCGGTTGCCCGCCGTCGAGCGCGTCCCCCAGTTCGCCCAGCGCCTTCGAGGTGGGCCGGGACGGCGAGACCCCACTCCCGCCGTCCCGGCTCGTCGGTGACCGGACCGGCCGGTCACCGGGCTTCGCTGTCGGACTCGGTCTGCTGCGTGCCCGCGTTGCGCGCGATGTCGGGGTAGTCGTTGTCGGCCAGCGTCGGGAACCGCTTCAGGCTCGACCGGATCTCGGTCGGCACCCGCAGGTCGTACTGGCCCACCGGATGCAGGTAGCGGATGACGAAGACGTTGCCCCACGGCGTGCGCGGCGGGCCGCCGGGCAGCTCGGCGTGCAGCCTGGTCTGCACCCACTCCCGGGTGGTGCCCACCCAGGCGCCGCCCCATTCGAGGTTGGAGATGTTGTCCAGCCACTCGGGCGGCAGGCCCTCGTCGGCGGTCAGCCGCACGACCGGGGTGTCGGTGATGCCGTCGCGGATGCCGACCTGGTCCACGCACGGCCACAGCGGCGCGTTGATGTGGTTGGCCAGCACCGCCTTGCCCCGCGTCAGCTCGGTGACCGGCCGGTCGTCGGTGAGCTTGGGCTCGGCCACCGCAAGCCACGTCCGGGCGCCGGTGACCTGGTCGACCACGATCACGCGCAGCGCGCTCGCACCGGCAGGCACCTCCACCGAGAGCTGCTGCCACTCCCGCAGCGCCGAGCGGCGCAGCTCGGGGTGCAGGGGCTCGGTGACGACCCCGGCCCGCGTCGCGAACTCGACCTCGAGGACCTGGCCGTCGAGTCGTCCCGCGACCGGGACGGTCACGTGCGGGGCGGGCTCGGCGATCGGGTACCAGCCGGTGGCGAGGCGCCCGGTGCCGGTGCTGGTGCCGTCCGGTCGCTCGTCGTGCCAGATCGTCGCCGGTTCCTCCCACGGCGAGGTCGGCAGCGGAGGTGCGGTGGTGGCGAAGTCCCCGCTCACCTCGGCCGCACCCGGCGGCCCGAGCCGTCCGGCGGGCAGTTGCACTCGCACGTCGGTGGCCAGCCCGCACCCGCCGGACATCGCCTGCACGCCGGACCGCGCGACCGTCCAGCCCGGCGCCTGCCCGATCGGCGCGACCACGAACAGCGCCAGCATCAGCAGCACCGCGCCGAACGACGCGGCACCCAGCACCGCGCGGTCCGGGCCGACGCGCACCACCTGGCCGTGGCGCCGCCGCCACCTCGCCCACAACCACGCCGCGACCGCGACTCCGACCCAGATCAGCGGATTGCGCAGGTAGAGCGGGCCGATGTGCGGTTCGAGGTTGTTGGTCATCGGGTCGAGGTTCAGGTGCTCGCCGAACCGCTGGCCCGCGTCGGTGAACGGCATCCACCGGTTGTCCCCGGCGAAGCTCAGCGAGACCGCGCCCACCAGCAGCAGGACGCCGGCGCCGGTGACGACGAGTCCCGCGCGGCGGGGCAGCGGCGAACGCAGCAGCACGGCCGCGAGCAGCACGGTCGGCGCGGCGGCGACGGAGTGGAAGTGGTTGACCCACTTGGTCGGGCTCAGCGCGATCAGCACCAGCGCCACCGAGGTCGTGATGACCGAGACCAGCGTGAGCCTGCGGATCGGGTCCCGGCCCATGCCGCCGCGCCCGCTGGCGATCGCGACCACCACGACCACCGCCAGCGTCAGCAGCACCGGCAGCCGCCGCGCCCATCCCGCGGTGTTGAGCAGCGTGTTGTAGTGCTCGAACTCCTCGTACCAGGAGAACGACAGGTAGTACCACTGGTGGACGCGGGTGGCCTCCACGACGTCGGCGAGCGTGGCGTCGGCGAAGCCCACCGGGATGACGACCGTCGCCGAAGCCGCCGCCAGCAGCACCGCGGCGACGCGCGCCTCCCACGGCTGCTCCCGCAGCCACCGGATCAGCCACGGCAGGCAGAGCAGCAGCGGAGCGGCCGCGACTACGCCGGAAGGCGACGCCGTCACGGCGAGAGCCGCGCACACCGTCGCGAGCGCGAGCGCGCCGATGGACTGCCGCACCACCGCCGCCTCAGCGAACACCAGCACCGCCGCCGCGCACATCACGATCACCGGCTCCGGCCGCAGCGTGGTGCCGTAGGGCAGGTACCAGACCAGGTGGGCCGCGAGCAGCGCCCACGGCACCGCGCGCAGCGTCGCGGCGCGGCCGAGCAGCGTCGCCAGCAGCACCCGCAGGAACATCCACGTCACCAGGCCGCAGACGGTCGGCACCACGCGCATCCACCACAGCGACCAACCACCGAGCTCGCCCCACGCCTGCAACAGGTACTGGCTGAGCACGAACGGGTTCTCGGTGACGTTGAACATGTAGACGAAGTTGCCCATGTAGCCGTTCTCGCCGGCGTTGCGGGCCATCATCATGTACCAGCCGTCGTCCATGTTGGACGGACCGAGGAAGATCCAGGCCACCGACACCAGCAGGACGACCGCGTCGGCGGCCCCGAACCTCGGGAACCGCATGCCAGGCCCGGTACCGCGCCAGACCCGCCAGGCGAGGACGAGCAGCGCCAGCAGGCTCAGTCCGTGTGCGATCAGCAGCACTGTCTTCAGCGCGGTGGGGGAGGACTCGTATCGGGCGTCCGGATGCAGTTGCACGGCGAGCCCGCCGGTGTCGGCGGCTTGCGTGGACAGCTCCGAAACCTGCGGCGGCAACACGTCGGCGCGGTGCAGCAGCGGCACGCCGTCGCGGTCGATGCGTACTCCGCCTGCGTCGGCGCGCACGTGGTAGACGCAGGATGGTCGCAGCGAGTCGGCGAGGACTTCCTGCCCGTCGACCCAGAACCGCGCGGTGCCGGACTGCGCGGTCACGTTCATCCCCGGCCCGTCCGCGGGGTGGGTGTTGAGCGCGGCCCCGCCGTTGGGATCGACGGAGTTGAGGGCCTGGCAGGGAATCGTCGCGTCGATGTCCAGCGGCCGGTACGGGGAGAGCGGGAGCACCGTCGAGGTGGGGGCCGAACCCGCCTTCGGCCAGTTCACCACCGGCGCGTCGGCCCGAACCGGTGAGAGCACGGCCAGCACGCCGAAGATCAGGGTGAGGCAGGCGAGGACTGCCGGCGTCCAGTAGCGGCGGCGGCGTATCCGGGTCTGGTCATCGCCCGGAGGCGGAACGGCTCCCATGCCTCATAGATCTGTGACGAGGGCGAACAGGTTTACCGTTTCAGCGTTTCGAAAGGATCACGATTGCTTTGGCCTGGTCAGGCCCGGGAGTTCCGCGGCGCGGCTCCGCCGCGGAACTCCCGGGGGCGGTCACGCGACCTTGACGCTCACCTCGATGTTGCCCCTGGTGGCGCGGGAGTAGGGGCACACCTCGTGCGCCTGCGCGACCAGGTCCTCGGCGCGCTCGCGCTCAACGCCCGGCAGGTCCACCACGAGCTCGGCGGCCAGGCCGAAGCCCTCGCCGTCCTTGCCGATGCTCACGTGCGCGGTGACCGACGAACCCTCCGACGAGACCTTCGCCTGCCCGGCGACCAGGTGCAGCGCGCTGTGGAAGCAGGCCGCGTAGCCGGCGGCGAAGAGCTGCTCGGGGTTGGTGCCGGCGCCACCGGCGCCGCCGAGCTCCTTGGGCATGCTCAGGTCGGTGTCGAGAACTCCGTCGGAGGAGCGGATGTGGCCGCTGCGTCCCTGGCCTGTCACGGTCGCTTCGGCGGTGTAGAGGACGTTCACGATTGCCCCTTTCGGTCGGGCGGCTTGCCACTGCGGCGAACTGCCGGATGCCGTCGGCTGCGACGGTAGTGCGCAATTTAATTGTGCACAACCAAAGTGTGGTTCATCACTGGACGACCCCTGTGAAATCCCGTGACCAGCGGATATTGCGCACAGTTGAGTTGAGCGCCATCGAAATCGGGTGGTAGCTTCGCTGGCTATGAGTGCTTCGGACGCCGGGCGGGAGTCGTACCTGACCTTGGATCGCCAGGTGTGCTTCGCGCTCTACAGCGCGTCCCGCGCCTTCACCAACCTGTACCGGCCGGTCCTGGCCGACCTCGGCCTGACCTACCCCCAGTACCTGGTGATGCTCGTGCTCTGGGAGCGCGAACCGGTCTCGGTCAAGGACCTCGGCGCCGCCCTCCGCCTGGACTCGGGCACCCTGTCGCCCCTGCTCAAGCGCCTGGAATCCGCCGGACTGGTCACCCGCGTCCGCAGCGCGGGGGACGAGCGGTCGGTGGAGGTCGCCCTCACCGGCGACGGCCGCGACCTGCGCCGCCGCGCCGAACACGTCCCGGCGAGCATGCTCTGCGCCACCGGCATGCCGGTCGAAGAGCTCGACGCGCTCCGCGACACCCTGGACCGCCTCACCGCCCAGGTCGACGCCGCCGCGGAACATGCCCGCTCAGCCATGGCGGCGGAGGGATGAGTGGGGTGTTGACGCGAAAAGGGGCCGCCGGAGGTGTCCTCCGGCGGCCCCTTTTCGTATAGCTCAGAACGGCAGCTTGCGGAAGATCGCCTTCGGCAGGTGCCGCAGCACGCTCATCACCCAGCGCATCTGCACCGGAACCCAGATCGACTCCCGGTCCTTGCGCACGGCGTCGATGATGGCCGCGCCGACCTGCTGCGGCGTCTGGGCCATCGGGGCGGGCTTCATGCCCTCGGTGAGCTTGGTCTTCACGAAGTTCGGCCGCACGACCGTCACCTTCACGCCGGACTCGGCCAGGGCGTAGGTCAGGCCGGTGTAGAAGATGTCGGCGCCGGCCTTCGACGAGCCGTAGACGAAGTTCGAGCGCCGCGCGCGCTCACCCGCGGGCGAGCACATCATGACGATGTGCCCGTGGCCCTGCTTGCGCAGCTTGTTCGACAGGTGCACGCCCAGCGAGATCGGGGCGACGTAGTTGACCTCGGCGACGAAGCGAGCGGCCGCCGGGTCGGTCCAGCCCTTCTCGTTGTCGCCCTGGACGCCGAAGGCCACCAGCGTGACGTCGATGTCACCGTCGGCGAACGCCTTCTCGACGACCTCGCCGTGGGTCTGCGGGTCGGTGGCCTCGAACGGGAGCGTCGTGACGGTGCTGCCGGTCTTGCGCAGCCGCTCGGCGGCGGCCTCCACGAGATCGGCTTCCTCCGGGCGCGCCGCGAGGATGATCCGCAGCGGGCGCTGCGCCGCGTACTGCTCCGCGGTCGCCAGCGCGATGTCGGAAGTACCGCCGAGGATGAACAGGGACTGCGGGTTTCCAACCGCGTCGATCATAGGAACAACCTTCGGGACAGATCGGAGTTGAAGATTCCTTCGGGATCGACGGCGGCGCGGACCTGGCGCCACTCGTCGAGACGTGGGTACATCTGCCGGACCATCTCCGGCGTGGTGCGCGAGTCCTTCGCGAAGTACAGACGGCCGCCCGCACCCAGCACCATCTCGTCCAGTTCCTCGCAGAAGCGGTGCAACCCGTCCTTGATCGGGAAGTCGACCGTGATCGTCCAACCCGGGATGGGGAACGACAGCGGCGCGCGGCTGCTGTCACCCATCCGCTTCAGGACGTTGAGGAACGACACGTGCCCGGACTCCGCGATCCGCTGCACGAGCCTGCGCAGGGCCTCGTCCTCCTCGAACGGCACGATGAACTGGTACTGCAGGAAACCCTTCGAACCGTAGGCGCGGTTCCACTCGCCGAACATGTCCAGCGGGTGGTAGAAGGCGGTCAGGTTCTGCACCTGCCCGCGTCCCTGCTTCGGCGTCTTGCGGTACCAGATCTCGCTGAGCGTGCTGAACGTCAGCTTGTTGGCCAGCCCGTTGGGGAACACGTCCGGGAAGGTCAGCAGCTGCGGCGCGTCGAACTTCAGCGGGTCCGCGCGCAGCTTCGGCGGCAGCTCGTCCAGCTTGGCCAGCGAGCCGCGGGAGAACGCCGAACGTCCCAGCTTCGGGCCGGTGGAGATCGCGTCGAACCACGCCATCGAGTAGTCGTAGTTCATGTCCGAGCCGTTGGAGAACAGCTCCAGCGTCTCGTCGAGGTCCTTGGTGCGGTCGGCGTCGACGATGAAGTACGCGCTCTCGGTGCGCTTCATCTGCACCTTGGCGCGCAACACGATTCCGGTCAGCCCGACACCACCGACGGTCGCCCAGAACAGCTCCGAGCCCTCGCCGTCCGGCGTGATCGTC of Saccharopolyspora erythraea contains these proteins:
- a CDS encoding decaprenylphospho-beta-D-erythro-pentofuranosid-2-ulose 2-reductase, whose translation is MIDAVGNPQSLFILGGTSDIALATAEQYAAQRPLRIILAARPEEADLVEAAAERLRKTGSTVTTLPFEATDPQTHGEVVEKAFADGDIDVTLVAFGVQGDNEKGWTDPAAARFVAEVNYVAPISLGVHLSNKLRKQGHGHIVMMCSPAGERARRSNFVYGSSKAGADIFYTGLTYALAESGVKVTVVRPNFVKTKLTEGMKPAPMAQTPQQVGAAIIDAVRKDRESIWVPVQMRWVMSVLRHLPKAIFRKLPF
- a CDS encoding FAD-binding oxidoreductase, encoding MGWARTAPTTARVVSTPDVEVIARAVREAGERGVIARGLGRSYGDVSQNAGGTVIDMTALNRIHDIDRDKAVVDVDAGVSLDQLMRAALPHGLWVPVLPGTRQVTIGGAIGCDIHGKNHHSHGSFGNHVVSMDLLTADGQIRTITPDGEGSELFWATVGGVGLTGIVLRAKVQMKRTESAYFIVDADRTKDLDETLELFSNGSDMNYDYSMAWFDAISTGPKLGRSAFSRGSLAKLDELPPKLRADPLKFDAPQLLTFPDVFPNGLANKLTFSTLSEIWYRKTPKQGRGQVQNLTAFYHPLDMFGEWNRAYGSKGFLQYQFIVPFEEDEALRRLVQRIAESGHVSFLNVLKRMGDSSRAPLSFPIPGWTITVDFPIKDGLHRFCEELDEMVLGAGGRLYFAKDSRTTPEMVRQMYPRLDEWRQVRAAVDPEGIFNSDLSRRLFL